A genomic region of Sarcophilus harrisii chromosome 6, mSarHar1.11, whole genome shotgun sequence contains the following coding sequences:
- the ANKRD37 gene encoding LOW QUALITY PROTEIN: ankyrin repeat domain-containing protein 37 (The sequence of the model RefSeq protein was modified relative to this genomic sequence to represent the inferred CDS: substituted 1 base at 1 genomic stop codon), translating into MLLAPQLRGRGASVCLGLGDGPRVASLGLEELSSERARTVHRLERLLEPGSAVNAPRDSFCRSPGHLAARAGHPFFLLWQLQSGADLNQQDSFGEAPIHKAAKAGSLECLSLLIANDALIDLSNKDGQTAEDLAWSCGFLECAKFLTTVKYTQSMKLSEQSKCSFKTDNCGLLLKNKRAYRNVDNSNGKKQRLDGRXYVDSTQ; encoded by the exons ATGCTGCTTGCTCCCCAACTGCGGGGCCGAGGTGCGTCAGTCTGTCTGGGTCTGGGGGACGGACCGAGGGTCGCTTCTTTAGGGCTCGAGGAGCTGAGTTCGGAACGAGCCCGCACA GTGCACCGCCTGGAGCGTTTGCTGGAGCCGGGCAGTGCCGTGAACGCCCCTCGAGACTCCTTCTGCCGGTCTCCAGGGCACTTAGCTGCCCGGGCAGGACATCCCTTCTTTCTGCTCTGGCAGCTGCAGTCGGGAGCTGACCTCAATCAACAG GATTCTTTTGGAGAAGCTCCAATACATAAGGCTGCTAAAGCTGGGAGCTTGGAATGTCTCAGTCTGCTTATAGCCAATGATGCCCTAATTGA CTTAAGTAATAAGGATGGGCAGACTGCAGAAGATTTGGCATGGTCTTGTGGATTTCTGGAATGTGCCAAATTTCTCACAACCGTTAAATATACACAAAGTATGAAATTAAGTGAACAGTCCAAATGTTCATTCAAAACTGACAACTGTGGTTTActgcttaaaaataaaagagcataCAGAAATGTGGACAACTCAAATGGGAAGAAACAACGATTAGATGGTAGGTAATATGTAGATTCTACCCAATAG